Below is a genomic region from Scyliorhinus canicula chromosome 5, sScyCan1.1, whole genome shotgun sequence.
GTCAACAAACTAACATTTATCTAAAAAGAGCAAAAAATTATTTATCGGGTACATTTTCTGAGAAAAGCCCTAAACAGCTGGATAATTTATCTTTGAATTTGGTTATCATCAATATGATTTTGGGCTAACCTTGAGATTTTCAAAGGTTATCCAACATTAATTATTCTTCGCAAGATCCAAGTCCATGTGCTTTGCACTTGCCACTAAATAATGGTGTGTTGGTGTGGGGAAGCCAAAATTTAAAGGAATGTAACCACATATGTTTTTTAACTTTAGAAAGtttgaattttggaggaaaatgaacAGTTGCTTGGAAAAGAAGAGGTCAAATTAGTTTGGAGACAGGAAGCTATGTCAATAAGTTATAAAGTGTTCATAGCATATGCAGCCCCTTTTGGATTCCTGGTGTTGCAAGTGTTTTGCATGAGGCATGTATaaatagggtttcccatttcaCAATAGAGCTGAACCCCACAGTTGACAACAGTACAGCATGCCTCCTGTGAGGTAACAGACAAGATTGGTGCTCTGTAAGTCATTCACAGGAAGAAAATTGCACACCTTGATGAAGCTATCAAAATCAAACTGCCcaacaatctatatcaatgggtTAGATGAGGTGTAATGGATCCAGGTTTTCTGATGGTACAAAGTTAGATGGAaaagtaagctgtgaggaggatgcaaagagtttGGAAAGGAAAATAGATCGATTAAGTGGAGGGAAAGAATGTAACAggtggagtacaatgtgggaaaatggaaAAGTGGTGGCAAGGTAGTAATGTTACTGGATTAATAACCTAGGGTCCaggctaatgatctggggacaccgggttcaaatcacaccatgacagatggtgtaatttgaattcaattaattacATTTATAATTCAAAACTAATCTAATCATGGAACCACTGTTGATTTTTGTAAAATCCCATGTCCTTtatggcagtgtttttcaaacatttttttctggggacccatttttgccaaccgactgacctttgggacccatgctgcccgaccttcgtgacccacgccgatcgaccttttgtgacccacgccggacgACATTCATGaatcaccattttctcttacctttgatGCGAGAGGTGAACCTGCTTGGtcttcatgatctcactccaatcaggttcacaggaagagAGTGCTATGCATACGTCGGGTGCaggattcagccggttcctttgtggcgtcttcatctttgtgagggcgaaaaatccaacctcgcacatgtcggtcattgtgaaggacaaaagcaacaaaatgcttgttttactcctcGGAGACGAAACTCCAGAATGCTAACATTTCATTGACTTttgctgtgtttttaatgtgctgtcaaagcTAAGGCGTAGAAGTTCAGtcagcttcatttggagtcaggcttGTCAGTCCATTGACAGTTTCCTTAAAAAAAACTGTTTTCTTTGATGTGTCGTAGCAATGTGGGGAATATGTAGTAATGTAGCAACATCagaaaataaatttgtggaaTGTATAAGAGATTTGTTTTGTACcggcttgtggtagagcccacgggggaacaggcaattctggacttggtgatgtgtaatgaggcagacttgattagagaTCTTAAGATGAAGAAACCcttggggagcagtgaccacaatatcatagaatttaccctgtAGTTTgatagggagaagctggaatcagatgtaacggtattacaattaaataaggacatgagggaggagctggccagaattgattggaaaaggagcctagcagggaagacagtggaacagcaatggcaggagtttatgggggttattcaggaggcacagcagaaattcaatccaaggaggaggaaacatgctaaggggaggataaggcatccatggttgatgagggaagtcaaggacagcgtataagcaaaaaaaaaaagcatacaaagtggcaaggattagtgaaaagccagaggattgggaagcctttaaaagcgagctgaggacaaaaaaagcaataagggaagagaagatgaaatatgagtgcaagctagctaataacataaaagaagataggaagagttttgttCAATATATAAAAGAGAAAAGAGGCAAAAattgacattggaccactggaaaacatggctggagaagtaataataggaaacaaagtaaTGACAGacgactgaatagttactttgcatcagtctttacggtggaagactccagtgggatgccagagctccaggagaaccagggggcagaggtgagtgcagtactaaggagaaggttctggggaaactgaaagatctgaaagtggattggtcacatgcaccggatggactacaccccagtgtTCTAAAaatgatagctgaggagattgtggaggcattagtgatgatctttcaggaatcactggaggcaggaaagatccgagaggactggaaagtggctaatgtaacaccactgtttaagaagggagggaggcagaagacgggaaattataggccggttagcctgacttcggtcattggtaagatttgagagtccattattaaagatgagatcgcggaatacttggaagtgcatgataaaataggactgagtcagcacggctttgtcaaagggaggtcatgtctgacaaatctgttagagttctttgaggaggtaacaaggaagttagataaaggagaaccagtggaagtgatctatttagatttccaggaggcctttgacaaggtgccgcataggagactgttaaatagatTAAGAGCCCAtcgtgttaagggtaagatcctggcatggatagagagttggctgactggcagaaagcagagaatagggataaaggggtctttttcaggatggcagcaggtgactggtggtgtgcctcaggggtatgtgctgggaccacaacttttcacatgatacattaatgatctggaagaaggaacatgaagacactgttgctaagtttgcagatgatacaaagatctgtcgaggggCAGGTAATATTaaagaagcaagggggctgcagaaggatttgaacaggctaggagagtgggcaatgaagtggcagatgaaacacaatgtggaaaagtgcgagtttatgcactttgaaaggaggaatttaggcatagattattttctaaatagggaaatgcttaggaaaccagaagcacaaagggatttgggagtccttgttcacgattctcttaaggttaacatgcaggttcaggcggcagttaagaaggcaaatgcaatgttaacaatcATGTCAAGAGAgccagaatacaagaccagtgatgtacttctgaggctgtacaagactctggtcagaccccatttggagtattgtgagcagttttgggccgacgtacctaaggaaagatgtgctgtccTTGGAAAGGATCAGAggggattcacaagaatgatccctcgaATGAACGGCTTGTTGTATgaagaacagttgaggactctgggcctgtacttgttggaatttagaaggatgcggttgggatcttattgaaacttacaggatagaggcctggataaagtggatgtagagaggatttttccacttgtgggaaaagttAGAACCAGGGaagacaatctcagactaaagggacaatgcgttaaaacagagatgaggaggaatttcttcagccagagggtggtaaatctgtgtaaatctttgctgcagaagactgtggaggccaaatcactgagtgtctttaagaaagagatagaacatagaacagtacagcacagaacaggcccttcggccctcgatgttgtgccgaacaatgatcaccctactttaaacccacgtaacccgtatacccgtaacccaacaatccccccattaaccatacactacgggcaatttagcatggccaatccacctaacccgcacatctttggactgtgggaggaaaccggagcacccggaggaaacccacgcacacacagggaggacgtgcagactcagatagttttttgatcaacaaggggatcaggggctctggggagaaggcaggagaatggggatgagaaaaatatccgcaatgattgaatagcggagcagactcgatgggctgagtggcctaattctgcttctctgtcttatggtctatgcactcgcaattgccaaactttcaatgagttTTGGAAAGCTGCGATTTCTTCACAATGCCGAAAGCAATCATTATCCTTCCCTtgaaatttgaggttcagttcattttgaattgaaaagatgtctgcataGTTAGCATCCAAATTTCATTAGCAAACTAATtagccagagaggacaatttctcaaggaggaaagcgtggatttcaTACCTTGGTAcgtaaactctgagtagctccCCTGTTCACTGATCATTACAGTAACTCTTGAAGCCGATGAAGTCCACCGtcattgggattgactggtcactgtttTGATTCAATGCTGTAATGTAGTCTAAAATGTCAGCAAAAGCCTTACAGCCacccttcagtacacagagggcgacaatgtgatgatttcccatggctttcattttttttttataaatttagattacccaattattttttccaattaaggggcaatttagcgtggccaatccacctactctgcacatttttgggttgtgggggcgaaacccagcagacacggggagaatgtacaaactccacacagacagtgacccagagccgggatcgaacctggaacctcagcgccgtgaggcggttgtgctaaccactaggccaccgtgctgcctgatgcaccatcgattgcacgcgaggcgagtgatttaccaatgtcaggctttaattaactagaacacagcctggcgatcgtctacagtggaaaagaacgatcgtcaggcttctgagcatttatacctcgttggtagaggcgtggttaactcagcctctcggccaatcggtcgagaggcacatgaccgaccagggccaatggtaagccgacgttctggcccaatggcagacgagtatgcagatcatatcatcacattcacccgttacggagaaggaaggcggggggggggggggtgtgaacgagacccgggggggggggggggggggaagaactgatgatatgagtagccgtcgggagaataattttctctccgtacccttgtcgaatttgggggcttgccactggcccagacataacaatatttacaaaaggattcgatcagtcgtttggtggtccttgacgtcctggccgagcgccgtagtggaggaggtgtcgtcggatcggctgatggtcctgctgatgtcctggagtccgggagcgatagacttcgagtagtctccgtcacctgagctggccgcggagacgccatggatgagggatggggaagctgagtggggtgctggggtgaaaaaggggagggggggtctgtggtggggggggctgcacgccggcgggtgccaggtcccggagggagaccgtgtcctgccgaccgtcggggtactccacatacgcatactgcgggttggcgtggagtaactggacatgctccaccaacggatcggacttgtgcacccgcacatgcttccggagcaagatgggtccgggggtgaccagccacgtcgggagaagggatccggaggacgactttctggggaaaacaagaagacgctcatgaggcgtCTGAtttgttgcagtacagaggagtgagcggatagagtgcagtgcatcggggagcacctcttgccatcgggaaatagggagatttctagaccggagggctagtagtatggtcttccagatggtgccattctcccgctcgacctgtccgttaccccgggggttatagctggtcgtcctgctagaggcgatgcccctgtcgagcaggaattgacgcagctcgtcgctcataaatgaggacccccgatcgctgtgaatgtacgcggggtagccgaacagtgagaagatggagagtagggccttaatgacggtcgatgtggtcatgtcgggacagggaatggcgaaggggaagcgggagtgttcgtcgatagccgccaggaagtaaatgttgcggttgttagagggaaggggccccttgaagtcaatgctaagacgttcgaaggggcgggatgctttgatcaggtgtgcgcgctcggggcggtagaagtgcggtttgcactcggcgcagatgtggcagtcacgggttactgacctgacttcctcgatggagtagggcaggttgcgggccttaatgaagtggtgtaggcgggtcacccctggatggcagaggtctgcgtggagggagcggaggcggtctatctgcgcgctggcgcaggtaccgcgggacagggcatcaggaggctcattgagcttcccaggacgatacaagatatcatagttgtacgtggacaactcgatccgccaccgtaaaatcttgtcatttttgatcttgcccctttgtgcattatcaaacatgaaggctactgaccgttggtctgtgaggagggtaaacctcctgccggccaaatagtgcctccaatgtcgcacggcttcgactatggcctgggcttccttttccacagatgggtggcggagttcggaagcctggagagttctggagaagaaggccacgggtctgcccgcttggttcagggtggccgccagagctacttctgaagcgtcgctctcgacctggaaggggagggcctcgtcgatggcacgcatcgtggcctttgcgatgtccgctttgatgcggctaaaggcctggcaggcctccgtcgacggcgggaaggtcgtggtttgcatgaggggacgggccttgtccgcgtagttgggaacccattgggcgtagtatgcgaaaaaccctaggcagcgtttgagggatttgggggtattggggagagggagttccatcagggggcgcatgcgttcggggtcagggcctatcactccgttacgcactacgtagccgaggatggctaggcggtcggtgctaaacacgcatttatccttattgtacgtgaggttaaggagttttgcggtttggaggaatttctggaggttggcgtcatggtcctgctggtcgtggccgcagatggtgacattatcaaggtacgggaaggtagcctgtaatccgtacttgtcgaccattcggtccatctcccgttggaagaccgagaccccattcgtgacaccgaatggaaccctaaggaagtggtagaggcgcccgtc
It encodes:
- the LOC119965671 gene encoding uncharacterized protein LOC119965671; the protein is MTRQFSVTSKGNVGQLGELFKLLQLADLAINLDKNEFATAKVTMLCSNDEWYPEQQRITSRDEQPSLQRISGVRFNQEVYYGTKSLTFSYSSFVVRWLLGHTFLPSQHLEANKMINTVCSLASLKVDPPSLFANLTPDCKPVATRSRRYSAQDRSFIRSEVQRLLTEGVIEASNSPWRAQVLVVRTGEKNRMVIDYSQTINRFTQLDAYPLPRISTMVNEIATYKVFSTVDLKSAYHQLPIRASDRLYTAFEADGRLYHFLRVPFGVTNGVSVFQREMDRMVDKYGLQATFPYLDNVTICGHDQQDHDANLQKFLQTAKLLNLTYNKDKCVFSTDRLAILGYVVRNGVIGPDPERMRPLMELPLPNTPKSLKRCLGFFAYYAQWVPNYADKARPLMQTTTFPPSTEACQAFSRIKADIAKATMRAIDEALPFQVESDASEVALAATLNQAGRPVAFFSRTLQASELRHPSVEKEAQAIVEAVRHWRHYLAGRRFTLLTDQRSVAFMFDNAQRGKIKNDKILRWRIELSTYNYDILYRPGKLNEPPDALSRGTCASAQIDRLRSLHADLCHPGVTRLHHFIKARNLPYSIEEVRSVTRDCHICAECKPHFYRPERAHLIKASRPFERLSIDFKGPLPSNNRNIYFLAAIDEHSRFPFAIPCPDMTTSTVIKALLSIFSLFGYPAYIHSDRGSSFMSDELRQFLLDRGIASSRTTSYNPRGNGQVERENGTIWKTILLALRSRNLPISRWQEVLPDALHSIRSLLCTATNQTPHERLLVFPRKSSSGSLLPTWLVTPGPILLRKHVRVHKSDPLVEHVQLLHANPQYAYVEYPDGRQDTVSLRDLGGCKAFADILDYITALNQNSDQSIPMTVDFIGFKSYCNDQ